One genomic window of Arvicola amphibius chromosome 4, mArvAmp1.2, whole genome shotgun sequence includes the following:
- the LOC119812014 gene encoding hemoglobin subunit zeta: MSLMKNERAIIMSMWDKMASQAEAIGTETLERLFCSYPQTKTYFPHFDLHHGSQQLRAHGSKILAAIGDAVKNIDNLSGALTKLSELHAYILRVDPVNFKLLSHCLLVTLAARFPADFTAEVHEAWDKFMSILSSVLTEKYR, from the exons ATGTCTCTGATGAAGAACGAGCGAGCTATCATCATGTCCATGTGGGACAAGATGGCTTCGCAGGCTGAGGCCATCGGCACTGAGACTCTGGAGAG GCTCTTCTGCAGCTACCCCCAAACGAAGACCTACTTTCCGCACTTCGACCTGCACCACGGGTCGCAGCAGCTGCGTGCCCACGGCTCCAAGATCTTGGCTGCCATAGGCGACGCGGTTAAGAACATCGACAACCTCTCTGGTGCTCTGACCAAGCTGAGTGAGCTGCACGCCTACATCCTGCGCGTGGACCCGGTCAACTTTAAG CTCCTGTCCCACTGTCTGCTGGTCACCCTGGCCGCACGCTTCCCCGCCGACTTCACCGCTGAGGTCCATGAAGCCTGGGACAAGTTCATGTCTATCCTGTCTTCCGTCCTGACTGAGAAGTACCGTTAA
- the LOC119811777 gene encoding hemoglobin subunit alpha — translation MVLSGDDKTNIKTAWGKIGGHAAEYGAEALERMFLVYPTTKTYFPHFDVSHGSAQVKGHGKKVADALTSAVGHLDDLPGALSALSDLHAHKLRVDPVNFKLLSHCLLVTLANHIPGDFTPAVHASLDKFLASVSTVLTSKYR, via the exons ATGGTGCTCTCTGGGGACGACAAGACCAACATCAAGACTGCCTGGGGCAAGATTGGCGGCCACGCTGCTGAGTATGGCGCCGAGGCCCTAGAGAG GATGTTCCTGGTATACCCCACCACCAAGACCTACTTCCCTCACTTTGATGTGAGCCACGGCTCTGCCCAGGTCAAGGGCCATGGCAAGAAAGTCGCCGATGCCCTGACCTCCGCAGTTGGACACCTGGATGACCTGCCCGGTGCCCTGTCTGCTCTGAGCGACCTGCACGCCCACAAGCTGCGTGTGGACCCTGTCAACTTCAAG ctCCTGAGCCACTGCCTGCTGGTGACCCTGGCCAACCACATTCCTGGCGACTTCACCCCTGCAGTGCATGCCTCTCTGGACAAATTCCTTGCCTCTGTGAGCACCGTGCTGACCTCCAAGTACCGTTAA